A region of Amblyraja radiata isolate CabotCenter1 chromosome 22, sAmbRad1.1.pri, whole genome shotgun sequence DNA encodes the following proteins:
- the mettl4 gene encoding N(6)-adenine-specific methyltransferase METTL4, with the protein MSVVRSDPVGWLVDHQSYINQWYRCCHHSPPDARCHRYVFRAEYFDVEKPHIAEPGTPSQGSTASDRGLKGRKRKRKERELNQGEVEALEYHKKVSLAIQDGARKLVEHMEAQETGREGGSGQEMAVVLADSMLIELCSMAKHLSEEAQQQVQVITDESEAVLELLGRLTENSTGRARLVRLMGHHYLLPPRCSFLLSDISRVQLLLGYKKYDVITLDPPWENKSVKRSKGYSHLFPWQIRQLPVPLLSAPGCLVVCWVTNRQKHLHFVKEELFPSWSVHVVAEWHWVKVTRHGDFVVPLDSIHKKPYEILVLGRYMGSSAQQGGEDVITGNVTVPDRKLIVSVPCRLHSHKPPLGEVLKGLTRPHPECLELFARNLQPGWTSWGNEVLRFQHLSYFQQLGPEQGEQSCCDSQTHQPFDPSLPQQPFVEQ; encoded by the coding sequence ATGTCTGTGGTTAGAAGTGACCCAGTGGGATGGCTCGTGGATCATCAGTCTTACATCAACCAGTGGTATAGATGCTGCCATCACTCTCCGCCTGACGCACGTTGCCACAGGTACGTTTTCAGGGCAGAATATTTTGATGTGGAGAAACCCCACATTGCTGAACCAGGGACTCCGAGCCAAGGGTCTACGGCTAGTGACAGAGGTCTGAAAGGTAGGAAGCGCAAGAGGAAGGAGCGGGAACTGAACCAGGGAGAGGTGGAGGCTCTGGAGTACCACAAAAAGGTCAGCCTGGCAATTCAGGATGGCGCCAGAAAGCTGGTGGAGCATATGGAAGCCCAAGAGACTGGGAGGGAGGGTGGCAGCGGGCAAGAGATGGCTGTGGTCCTTGCCGATTCTATGCTAATAGAGCTCTGCTCCATGGCAAAGCATCTATCGGAGGAAGCCCAACAGCAAGTACAGGTGATCACCGACGAGTCAGAAGCTGTTCTGGAGCTCCTGGGCCGTCTGACAGAGAACAGCACAGGCCGTGCCCGGCTGGTGAGACTGATGGGTCACCATTATCTGCTGCCACCACGATGCTCCTTCCTGCTGTCAGACATCTCCCGCGTGCAGCTGCTCCTGGGCTACAAGAAGTACGACGTAATCACTTTGGACCCGCCCTGGGAGAACAAGTCTGTGAAGAGGAGCAAAGGCTACAGCCACCTCTTTCCCTGGCAGATCCGCCAGCTCCCTGTGCCGCTCCTCTCTGCCCCCGGCTGCCTGGTGGTGTGCTGGGTCACCAATCGGCAGAAGCACCTACACTTCGTCAAGGAGGAGCTGTTCCCCAGCTGGTCGGTACACGTGGTCGCCGAGTGGCACTGGGTGAAGGTGACCCGACATGGGGACTTTGTGGTGCCCTTGGACTCCATTCACAAGAAGCCCTATGAGATCCTGGTCTTGGGCCGTTACATGGGCAGTTCAGCACAGCAAGGTGGAGAAGATGTCATCACTGGGAACGTCACGGTGCCAGACCGCAAGCTTATTGTCAGCGTGCCCTGTCGGCTTCACTCTCACAAACCCCCACTGGGAGAGGTGCTGAAAGGACTGACCAGACCTCACCCAGAGTGCCTAGAACTGTTTGCTCGTAACCTGCAGCCTGGGTGGACCAGCTGGGGCAACGAGGTGTTGCGATTCCAGCACCTCAGCTATTTCCAGCAGCTTGGCCCAGAGCAAGGAGAGCAAAGCTGTTGCGATTCACAGACACACCAACCATTTGACCCATCACTCCCTCAGCAACCATTCGTGGAGCAATAA